The segment TAAGATGGATTCACAGCCCAGCTCTATTACTTATTGGTTTTGCATTCTTGGGTAAGTTATTTAACATTCctgtgtctctgtttccccacctgtaaaatagGAATTAGAATAGTGCCCTTTTATATGGTTGTTGAACCAGACTATGTGAGGAATGATTCCTTCCCCAGTCAGCAAATAATGCAGGTGTCCCGAAAAaccctccttctccttccctcagtgATCAGGGTATCAGTCAGAAGACTGAGGAGGTAGTTTTTCCTTCCACACTCTATAGCTAGAGGCAGACAGATGATCTGTGTATAGTTTTTGTGCAACAGGCAATTACCTTCACCAAATGATCCTGCTGTTTGATTTGTAGTTTGACTCTGGAGTCAAAGGTGGGAGGGTTCGTATTTCATTCTTGCTTAGAGACAGTGAAGATGCCCTGGGGGCCCATTCCCACATATTGTTATGAATGTTCTCTTCTTGCCCTGCATTCCcagatgtctttctctttctcatacaCAGGCATAAATGCATTAGTTATTCTGATTCCTTAAATCATTAATAACAAGACAATCATGACCTGAGTCAATTCCATTCTTTCCACAGTATTAAGAGCATTGGTTTAGAATAATGATTTCTCTGCACCTCACAGTGATTCCCTCCATGGAAGTGAGACCGGGAATACAACTTCTTGCAGAGTGAAGCAGCACATTTGTAGTTTACGGCCCAGGCTCCGACACTGCATGGATTAGTTTAAATTCTGGTTCTACCTCTTTTAGCTATCAAAACTTGAGCAAGTTACCCAAGCCcaatgaacctcagtttcctcacctgaagAATACGAATAGGCCTGGCTGGTTGGGGACCTGGGGACTGGCCTTGGCCTGGGTAGGATGGCAGAGGTGGCAGACCTCTATGGCCCCAGTGACGACGGCAGTGTTTCACGGTGAGGTGGAGATCAAGGACTTCCAATATGGAAAGAACTCAGAGATGTACCTCTACCCCTGCCCACATGGGAACAAATTCCGCATCACCCAGGAAGATTTGGCGAATGGGGAAACATGGCAACATGATCTAGCTTCTCTCTCATTATAAAAGTGATTTATGACAAAGGTCAGTTTACTTGTAGAGAGACAGTCCCAGCCTCTTCCACCAATAATGAACTAGTTAAATGCTAAAGAAGACTTTAGGACTCCAAAGCCTGAACTTTGGGGAATGAGCCAAGCTGCAAAAATCGAATTCAATCACTATCTTCTTCAtggggataatttttttttttttttttaatttgctgcaccatgtggctttcaggatcttagttccccagccagggatcaaacccatgcccactgcagtggaagcagagtcctaactgttgcaggaagggggaccccttccagggcctgaaagggGGTcttttgtctaacactcagaaatgaattgtctgaggagacacaggtgctgacaaagcaagagactttattgggaaggggcatgTGGCGGAGAGCAGGAAGGtaaaggaacccaggagaactgctctgccttgtggctcacagtctcaggttctGTGTTAATGGGGTTAGTTTTCAGGTTGTCTTTcaccaatcattctgactcagagtccttcctggtggtgcatgctttgctcagccaagatggatgccagcaagaaggattctgggaggtggtcggacacgtggcgtctccttttgacctttcctgaactctcgTGGTTAGTGATGGcttgttagttccatgttccttaccaggacctcctgtcgtaaaataACTCACataaatggttactatggtgcctggccagggtgagcagtttcagtcagtgtgcttcccctaacgtaatcactggaccatcaggaaattcCCAACAGTCATTTTGTAGCTTGCTGTTTGTTAAAGTGTGGATTCTTAAAACTGGCTGCTGAATTCATCTCTGGTTGAAGAAGCAAGTCCACCACATGACATACCTGAATTTTGTGCCTAGAACTTTGAATTGGaagttttcttaattttccatCCGAACATAGAAGAAGATAATTTCAAATCAGTGCTTCCTTTCCTTCAGTTttgttatttatgtattatacaCCTAATTGCTTCATTATCTGACAAAAGCATCGTCTACCTCAAGTCattaggattcttttttttttaatatttatttatttggctgcattgggtcttagttgcagtacgagggattttttttttttttttttgcagtacaCAGACTTTCTAGTTGTGCTGTGAGGGCTCTGAAGTACAGGGGCTCAGTATTTGCAAAATGCAGGCTCAGttgttctgaggcatgtgggatcttatttcccctaccagggatcaaacctgcatctcctgcattgcaaggagggttcttaaccactgaaccaaccagggaagtcccaggaatctttaattttttttaaaaaaaaggagatttaaaaaaaagattgaggATAATAGTAGTATGTATATCATTAAGGGGttattcagatttaaaaaaattagtgtaAGTAAAGCACTTTGTACTTGGCAAACTTTCAATAAACATGGGTCATTATTCACTTCTGTGTAACAAATGAATGGTAAATATTGCcccttcctaaatattttatagacCTAGAGATCACTTTTATGCAAATAATTTCTACATGTTTCTCCCTAGACCTAGCATCTCTTCTGAACCCCAGATAAATGTCCTCAGTTGATCACTATATATTTTCTCTCTTGCATGGCTCTCCATCAGATTTGTCATTACATTAAACTCATCTTCCTCTAGCTGACTCCCTCTGGTCTTCGCTATTTCTGTTAATATCATTATTGTCACAGTTCCTTAGGTGTAATAATTTTGTCACCcatagctataaaaaaaaaacagctgacatttattatttactatgtgccagacagtgtgttaaacttttattgaattactttatataatcctcacaacagtcttATGATGGTTTATCAAATATAGACTGAGGGTCAGTGATATTGGATAAATTCTGCAAGTTTATATAATTAATAAGTGACTGAGTCAAGAATCACcctgacaggacttccctggtggcctaatagttaagaatctgccttccaatgcacggttcaatctttggttgagaaactaagatcccacatgctgcagagcaactaagcctgcctaCCATAATTAGAGAAGTTCATGCCACAATGACgtcccagcccagccaaaattaaaaaaaaaaaccacctcacCTCTTTTTAAAACAGAGCCATACTGCTTAGCACTATCATCACTATTAAACaggtcctctctctctttttcagttaTATCTGATCAATTCCTGTCAGTTTATCCTAGAAATTCTGTTATAAACATTCCTTTTACCACTTTAATCCTTATCTCTTGATTATTGATGATGTCAGCATCCTAATAATGAGTTCCTTTTCTTCCAGCTTCTTGCTCTTCCAAATTTTagctagattctttactgtctaagacATAGCCCTTCCTACATACCAGGGTAATTTTGAATCATCTCTTCTGATCTATTTGTATCTCTatagagttgactcgttggaaaagactctgatgctgggaggggatgggggcaggaggagaaggggacaacagaggatgagatggctagatggtatcaccgactcgatggacgtgagtttgggtgaactccgggagttggtgatggacagggaagccttgcacgctgcaattcatggggtcacaaagagttggacacgactgagcgactgaactgagctgaaagtgAATGAATGGCACTGAAACCATCCatctcagattgggacttgaacccacagtcTTCTAATTAGAATTACTCACCTGATGTCTGGACTTACTGAGGCTCAGGTTCTTTGTGTCTCAGCACAGAAGAAATTCAGCGAGAGGCTAAGTGATAGGCAAGAGGTAGATTTATTAATATAGGACACTTGGGAGAGGTGTATGCAGGCAGGTGAGGGGGCTGTGCCCTCTGAATTAAGTGGGctacatttttataatcaaaggaaaatgaGGAAGGGGGAAATAcaccttcttcctcattctttgaGTAGATATCAGGCTTACATCACTAGCTCCTCCTCTTGTATCTGACAGGCGAGTGTCTGACCCTACGGGGTCAAACTAGGACTGTCCCAGCACCTATTCAAATCAGCAGAAGGGtggtaatatttttctttcacttgatGACCTGAGGTATATCTTGTGCTTTATAGTTAAGTAAGCCCGCTTCATTCCACAAAATTCCCATAGctttcttgagtgatcattaacttacagTGGCCTCTCAAATTTTCCTAGGTTTCCCTATCTATAATCTTCTACTGGGACTTCTACAACTACCTGCGTAACTATCCTATTCTATCCCTATCAGCCTTGATAGGTTTTTTTTGAGTTATAGAATATTAAGATATTTCTCATGTTACTATCCTATCCCCAAGCTTCAGTGGGTTTCCATTAATTACAGCCGAAGGTCCTAACTTAACCTAGCATTTAAAATTTGTCTCTAATCTTGGTGGTTCTATCCCCGGCTGTTCTGTAGCACTTTATTAAGAATGTCTAATCAGTTTCTCaaacattttctgcttttctcttataCCTTTACTCTTTGCTGCTTTCCTAATCTCATAGTACCTACAAACTTATCTAGTTACCATCTTTTGTGTACACAAATCCTACTTCTTCTATAAAATCTTTACTCTATCAAAGCGTCTAGTgacccctctttctctcttcacAGTAGTTGATATTGTTAGTACAATTCACTAAACAttactgctattattattttgggaGATGAATATATTTgattggcagattttattttatcaagGAGTGGGTGAAAAGCCAGTGATCTAAGGTCTGAGATAGTGAATTCCCACTCTTGGAGGTTTCAAGCAGACACTGAAACCCATAGACAGGGTTTCTGGAGAGAGTATTGGTGCATTTGCCAGTTAAGATTACTTTCATCTTTAAAtccatattttttcctgatttgGTTTGCAGAAATGTTTATGTATGGA is part of the Bubalus kerabau isolate K-KA32 ecotype Philippines breed swamp buffalo chromosome 4, PCC_UOA_SB_1v2, whole genome shotgun sequence genome and harbors:
- the LOC129650829 gene encoding diphthamide biosynthesis protein 3-like, whose amino-acid sequence is MAPVTTAVFHGEVEIKDFQYGKNSEMYLYPCPHGNKFRITQDQFTCRETVPASSTNNELVKC